The Sphingomicrobium aestuariivivum DNA window TGGCGATCGGAGTTGCAGGCGTTGCGCGCTGCCGCTCGAGCCGACCGACGAGCCCGAATGCGCGGCGTGCCTGTCGGCCCCTGGCCCGATCGAGGCGCTGGGCGCCGCGACGGTCTACAATGACCTTTCCAAGGCGCTCGTCATGAAATTCAAATATGGGCGCCGTGTGGCGCTCGCGGACACGATGGCAAATGCGATGGCCCGCAAGCTTGTCGGCGCGCGCGTAGAGGCTGCGCTGCTGGTGCCGGTCCCGCTACATCGCTGGCGGATATGGTCCCGTGGCTACAACCAGGCCGGACTGCTTGCTGCGGCGCTGTCACGGCGGACGGGGATGGCCTGGTCTTCGCGTGCGCTCGACCGAATCAGGTCGACGAGGCCGCTGCGCGACATGACCGCGCGCCAGCGGGGGCTGCAGGTACGGGGGGCTTTTCGCGCCGACAGCGCGGTGGTCGAGGGACGCACGATCATCCTAGTCGACGATGTCCGGACCACGGGCGGGACGTTGAATGCCTGCGCCAAGGCGCTACATCGCGCCGGAGCAGGGCGGATCGAGGCGATCGTCTGGTCACGCGTGGTGCGTTAAGCCGCCATCGCGCGTTGGGAGTGAAAGTGAAGAGGATTGCATGCCGAAAGTTGAGATTTACACCAAGTCCACCTGCCCCTTCTGCATTCGTGCCAAGCGTCTGCTCGACATGAAGGGCATCGATTATGCGGAATATGAGATTTCGCGCGACGAGGCCAAGCGCGCCGAGATGATCGAGCGATCGGGTGGCGGGCGGACCGTCCCGCAGATTTTCATCGACGGCGAGCCCATCGGCGGGTGTGACGACATGTTCGCGCTCGAGCGCAAGGGCGAACTCGACGCACGGCTTGCCGCCTGACCGATGGTGCGGATCGCACTGTTCCAGGCTAACAGCGGGATCGATCCGCACGATAATGCCGGGCAATTGCTAGAGGCGGTCGCCGAGGCAAAGGCGCAAGGCGCGCAGATGCTGTTCACGCCCGAGATGACGGGCCTGCTCGATCGCAATCGGGACCGGGCCGCGCAGGCGATCCGGACCGAAGAGGAGGATTCGGTACTCGCCGCGGCGCGGCAAGCGGCGCGCGAACAGGGCATCTGGTTGCAGCTGGGATCGCTGGCGCTCGACCGCGGCGACGGGCGCTGGGTCAACCGCGCTTTCGTCATCGATGACCATGGGGTCGTGCAGGGGCGCTATGACAAGATTCACCTGTTCGACGTCGACCTCGACAGCGGCGAAAGCTGGCGCGAAAGTGCGGTCTATGCCGCGGGCGAGCAGGCGGTGCGGGTCAAGGGGACGCCTGTCGGCTCGCTCGGTCTTTCGATCTGTTACGACCTTCGTTTTCCCGCCCTATACGAGCGGCTGGCGGAAGCGGGGGCGGACTGTTTTTCTGTGCCGGCCGCCTTCACCGTGCCGACCGGCAAGGCACATTGGGAGACGCTGCTCAGGGCGCGTGCCATCGAAAGCGGGCTGTTCGTGATCGCGGCAGCGCAATGCGGCAAGCACGCCGACGGGCGCGAGACCTATGGTCATTCGATGGTGTGCAGCCCGTGGGGTGAGATCCTGCTCGACATGGGCGCCGAAAGCGGGGTCGCGAACTGCGAGATCGACCTTTGCGAGATCGACCGGGTCCGGCGCGCCGTCCCGGCGTTGCACCATCGCCGCGCGATCGATGCGATCGACGATTGAAACCTGTTCCGCGCCTGCCTAAGGGGAGGGCGGGGCTCCGTAGCTCAGCAGGATAGAGCAACAGTTTCCTAAACTGCAGGTCGCAGGTTCGAATCCTGCCGGGGCCACCACTTCCTTCTTGTCGCACTGGTCCAACGCCCACTGGCGGACGGCGCGTAGAGCCGTTAAGGACCCGGCATGAGCGACAACACCCCGACCGCTGGCGACCTGGTTCGACCGACGCCGAAAATCGACGTTCCCGACGATGTCCAGGAGGCGGTTCGCACGCTCCTGCGCTGGGCAGGGGAGGATCCCGAGCGCGAGGGCCTGCTCGATACGCCGAAGCGGGTGGCGCGCGCCTGGGCCGAATATGCCCGCGGGTATAACGAGGACCCCGCCGTGCACCTGTCGCGCACCTTCGAGGAAGTGGGCGGCTATGACGAGATCGTCTTGCTGCGCGACATCCCCTTCCAGTCGCATTGCGAACATCACATGGCGCCGATCATCGGCAAGGCCTCGATCGCCTATCTGCCCGGGGACCGCGTCGTCGGCATTTCAAAGCTTGCCCGCGTGCTGCACGGCTTTGCGCGGCGACTTCAGGTGCAAGAGCGGCTGACCGCGCAGGTGGCCGACTGCATCTGGGAGCATCTCCAGCCCAAAGGCGTCGCAGTGGTCATCGAGGCCAGTCATGCCTGCATGACGGCGCGCGGGGTCAACACGCCCGGCGTGATGATGACGACGAGCCGGATGATGGGCACGTTCCGCGCCGACGAGCGCAGCCGGAAGGAAGTGCTCGCCCTCATGGGCTATTGACGATTTTCCTTTTGTTTCAGCGCAGTGCGGGCTAGCTGAAATCGTTATGCCTGCGTCACCACCCCATTTCTCCTGCGAGCCCCGCTATGTCGGCGCGGACAATGAGGAAACGCGTCTCGAGCTGCTCGAAAGCTTCGATATCGACAGTCTTGAGGAGGATGGCGAACTCAACGCGGTGCGCCAGTTCGCCGCGGCGCTGTGCGAGACGCCGATCGCGTTGGTGACGGTGGTCGAGAGCGACCGGCAGCGCTTTCTTTCGCGTCAGGGGCTGCCGGTAGCCGAGACGCCGCGCGACGTCAGTTTTTGCCAGCATGCAATGGTTGAAGGCGCGATCTTCGAGATTCCCGATGCGCGGCTCGACGAGCGCTTCGTCAACAATGCGCTTGTAACCGGCGAGCCGTTCATCCGCTTCTATGCGGGCGCGCCATTGGTGAGCGTCGAGGGCGCACCACTCGGGG harbors:
- the folE gene encoding GTP cyclohydrolase I FolE; translation: MSDNTPTAGDLVRPTPKIDVPDDVQEAVRTLLRWAGEDPEREGLLDTPKRVARAWAEYARGYNEDPAVHLSRTFEEVGGYDEIVLLRDIPFQSHCEHHMAPIIGKASIAYLPGDRVVGISKLARVLHGFARRLQVQERLTAQVADCIWEHLQPKGVAVVIEASHACMTARGVNTPGVMMTTSRMMGTFRADERSRKEVLALMGY
- a CDS encoding carbon-nitrogen hydrolase family protein, whose amino-acid sequence is MVRIALFQANSGIDPHDNAGQLLEAVAEAKAQGAQMLFTPEMTGLLDRNRDRAAQAIRTEEEDSVLAAARQAAREQGIWLQLGSLALDRGDGRWVNRAFVIDDHGVVQGRYDKIHLFDVDLDSGESWRESAVYAAGEQAVRVKGTPVGSLGLSICYDLRFPALYERLAEAGADCFSVPAAFTVPTGKAHWETLLRARAIESGLFVIAAAQCGKHADGRETYGHSMVCSPWGEILLDMGAESGVANCEIDLCEIDRVRRAVPALHHRRAIDAIDD
- a CDS encoding ComF family protein — protein: MARLVQDGRARDKGWMTVLGLPRILLDLALPPRCAGCGEIVGNVGEFCADCFMTLEWIGDRSCRRCALPLEPTDEPECAACLSAPGPIEALGAATVYNDLSKALVMKFKYGRRVALADTMANAMARKLVGARVEAALLVPVPLHRWRIWSRGYNQAGLLAAALSRRTGMAWSSRALDRIRSTRPLRDMTARQRGLQVRGAFRADSAVVEGRTIILVDDVRTTGGTLNACAKALHRAGAGRIEAIVWSRVVR
- the grxC gene encoding glutaredoxin 3 translates to MPKVEIYTKSTCPFCIRAKRLLDMKGIDYAEYEISRDEAKRAEMIERSGGGRTVPQIFIDGEPIGGCDDMFALERKGELDARLAA